A single window of Topomyia yanbarensis strain Yona2022 unplaced genomic scaffold, ASM3024719v1 HiC_scaffold_42, whole genome shotgun sequence DNA harbors:
- the LOC131695549 gene encoding uncharacterized protein LOC131695549 has translation LTSVQARNNAKQGFEDIASQHSGVSKTSTKQRQLHLKLQMLDEERKLQEQEDAKRREYILKRYNLLMELDSEISSAIDVEEDEKETNKRVENWINDEMNINQYPELQREAHLEVLPPIVPQTQNIPLQKTPFRIVSSAQQRQPQRQQHPYQSIRRNPPNQSDFLPAMRRMRINDDYASVPVEEDDINNLTRSQVVARQAVSRELPTFSGAPEEWPLFLSSFTTTTNMCGYTPEENLVRLQKCLTSKAHEAVKCTLMHPSNVHRIISTLKRRFGNPEAIVHNLMAKISSTPAPKVDKLDKIIECALAVQNLCATIEACQLDEYMYNFALMRELIDKLPPSIKFEWARYRRNMPCTNLSTFSAWLYELAETVGPLAALSSEMKTHRPTKNNLTFLNAHVENGDEILSSQPLISTLSKQAARSCLVCKGSCSSVEKCTKFAELSYNSKWTTVKEFGLCRKCLKKHNGTCRSQQTCGKNGCEFKHHQLLHNSQRDGSLSAEPTITESECNSHYKPTNKVLFRVIPVILYKPEKHLKTYAFLDDGSSHSFMDAALAKELNIKGEKEPLCLKWTANTNRMENESMNISMQISGVEEHHTVYNLHGVHTVSSLGLFHQTVNMQELCEKYQDLRGIPAASYQNDEPYVNITKPDTPLLSKEDERAQQILATISQTNGGHYVTPLIWKYDDFRLPNSKPVALKRHHCLKTRMQKEPELAAVVRAIIDDYRRKSYIRKLTENEKKEMGSQRQWYIPIFPVFNPNKPGKTRIVWDWAAKTNGVSLNSMLLKGPDQLVPLNDILYKFRENKVGISGDIKEMFLQVLIAKKDQYCQLILWKENDTDQSPSTFVTQVMTFGACCSTNCAQYIKNLNANKYAAHYLRAAEAIIKRHYVDDMLDSVETEEEAIQLAKDVRFIHAQAGFEIRNWLSN, from the exons TTGACATCCGTTCAAGCTCGAAACAACGCGAAGCAAGGTTTCGAGGACATAGCGAGTCAGCATTCTGGAGTATCGAAGACGTCCACCAAGCAAAGGCAGTTGCATTTGAAATTACAAATGTTAGATGAAGAGAGGAAGTTGCAAGAACAAGAGGATGCGAAGAGGCGTGAATATATTCTTAAGCGATACAACTTACTGATGGAACTTGACAGCGAAATATCCTCGGCGATTGATGTCGAAGAAGATGAAAAGGAAACAAATAAAAGGGTAGAAAACTGGATAAATGATGAAATGAATATAAATCAATATCCCGAGTTGCAGCGTGAAGCGCACTTAGAAGTACTTCCCCCCATCGTCCCGcaaacacaaaacatcccttTACAGAAAACTCCATTCAGAATTGTATCCAGCGCCCAGCAACGACAACCGCAGCGACAGCAGCATCCATACCAGTCTATCCGCCGAAATCCACCGAATCAATCCGACTTTCTACCGGCAATGAGACGCATGAGAATAAATGACGATTATGCGTCGGTTCCCGTCGAAGAAGACGATATTAATAATTTAACACGAAGTCAAGTTGTGGCACGACAAGCAGTATCTCGGGAGCTTCCGACCTTCAGTGGAGCACCAGAAGAATGGCCATTGTTTCTGTCATCTTTTACTACCACCACAAACATGTGTGGATACACTCCCGAGGAAAATCTGGTGCGATTGCAGAAATGCCTAACCAGTAAAGCGCACGAAGCAGTTAAGTGTACGTTGATGCACCCGTCCAATGTTCATCGTATCATCTCGACGCTGAAAAGGCGCTTTGGAAATCCTGAGGCTATCGTACATAATTTGATGGCAAAAATTAGTTCTACACCGGCGCCAAAGGTTGATAAACTGGATAAAATTATCGAGTGTGCTCTTGCTGTACAAAATTTGTGTGCAACGATTGAAGCATGCCAGTTGGATGAATATATGTACAATTTTGCTCTGATGCGTGAACTGATTGATAAACTTCCTCCATCGATCAAGTTCGAATGGGCGAGATACAGGCGCAACATGCCATGCACAAATCTTTCTACCTTTTCGGCGTGGTTGTATGAGCTTGCAGAAACAGTGGGTCCGCTAGCTGCTTTGTCCAGTGAAATGAAAACTCATCGTCCCACGAAAAACAACTTAACATTCTTGAACGCTCATGTAGAAAACGGTGACGAGATACTTTCATCGCAACCACTAATCTCGACACTGTCAAAGCAAGCGGCTCGGTCTTGTTTGGTGTGCAAAGGCAGTTGCTCCAGCGTCGAAAAATGCACAAAATTCGCTGAATTGAGCTATAACTCCAAATGGACTACTGTCAAAGAGTTTGGCCTTTGTAGGAAATGCCTCAAGAAGCATAACGGGACATGCAGATCACAACAAACTTGCGGGAAAAACGGTTGTGAGTTCAAGCATCATCAACTCCTACACAACAGCCAACGAGATGGTTCACTTTCAGCAGAACCAACAATAACTGAAAGTGAATGTAATTCCCATTATAAGCCGACCAATAAAGTACTTTTTCGAGTTATACCTGTAATATTGTACAAGCCGGAGAAGCATTTGAAGACTTATGCCTTTCTGGATGACGGATCTTCGCATTCATTCATGGATGCGGCACTTGCAAAGGAGCTAAACATAAAAGGGGAAAAAGAACCACTGTGTCTCAAATGGACGGCAAATACAAACCGCATGGAGAACGAATCAATGAATATCTCTATGCAGATCTCCGGCGTTGAAGAGCATCATACAGTTTATAACCTTCACGGAGTTCACACCGTTTCTAGCTTAGGACTTTTTCACCAAACGGTCAACATGCAAGAATTATGCGAAAAGTATCAAGATCTACGCGGCATTCCTGCAGCCTCGTATCAGAAT GACGAGCCGTACGTGAATATTACGAAACCGGATACACCATTACTATCGAAGGAAGACGAAAGAGCTCAACAGATCCTTGCCACGATCTCTCAAACGAATGGTGGTCACTATGTAACCCCTCTGATTTGGAAATATGATGACTTTCGTTTGCCGAATAGTAAACCCGTTGCTTTAAAGCGTCATCACTGCCTGAAAACGAGAATGCAGAAGGAACCGGAGCTAGCAGCTGTTGTACGTGCAATAATCGATGATTACCGACGGAAAAGTTACATAAGGAAGCTAACGGAAAATGAGAAGAAGGAAATGGGGTCACAACGCCAGTGGTACATTCCAATATTCCCTGTATTCAACCCAAACAAACCAGGGAAGACGAGAATTGTATGGGACTGGGCAGCCAAAACTAACGGGGTCTCTTTAAACTCCATGCTGCTGAAAGGACCCGACCAACTAGTTCCCTTGAACGACATTCTATACAAGTTTCGAGAAAACAAGGTGGGAATTAGCGGCGACATCAAAGAGATGTTTTTACaagtgttaattgcgaaaaaaGATCAGTACTGCCAGCTAATCTTGTGGAAAGAAAATGATACCGATCAATCACCCAGTACATTTGTAACCCAGGTTATGACCTTTGGTGCCTGCTGCTCGACGAATTGTGCGCAATATATAAAAAATCTCAACGCCAATAAGTATGCTGCCCATTATCTAAGAGCAGCGGAGGCTATTATAAAACGTCATTATGTGGATGACATGCTGGATAGCGTTGAAACCGAGGAAGAAGCGATTCAACTAGCGAAAGATGTACGTTTTATTCACGCTCAAGCAGGATTTGAAATTAGAAATTGGTTATCCAACTAA
- the LOC131695552 gene encoding uncharacterized protein LOC131695552: protein MTTMLNDTSTYKLRKDNPSNKVLKKLNTIVEQWWLDKHIDSATKRKLKVYNCNPPRVYGLPKIHKENRPLRPVVSTIGSATYRMAQYLSEILNNLVGKTEYHVRNSFDFAEEISKVRVPEGFVLYSLDVISLYTNVPVNKVYEYVEERWNELEHETSIPWQSFKQAMQTVLEASFFQYDGKCYDQIFGVPMGSPLSPVIANIIMEKLEKDAIEKLKHKNISLTVYRRYVDDCFLVGRENEIETVMNVFNGEQNSIKFTVEKEQNNCIRFLDLHLTREGEKISKTWYPKQKTGRYLDYTSESPHSHKKNTVIALFDRALKLTDVEKREETIKAASDMLRCNNYPDHYIKRVLKDRVEILYNTMRTRRTDERTTKYAAMPYIPCLSEKIGKLLRKNDVIAAYQPMDKIKHTIFTRLKDKIPKMQQTNVVYTIPCGGCDNRAYIGQTSQTLDKRITQHKNSIRTSTSITGLTQHAMEHGHQFDFSKTRVLEKINNEANRLAAETLHIKIREKSAVNLQRDAAGFSCAYNGLLNKLRPTQHYERERQRETSHT from the coding sequence ATGACCACGATGTTAAATGATACATCGACCTACAAGCTACGAAAAGACAATCCATCGAATAAAGTGTTGAAAAAGTTAAACACCATAGTGGAGCAGTGGTGGTTAGACAAACACATAGACTCAGcaaccaagcgcaaacttaaagTATACAACTGTAACCCACCGCGAGTCTATGGACTTCCCAAGATCCACAAAGAAAACCGTCCTCTCAGACCCGTTGTATCCACCATCGGCTCAGCAACTTATCGTATGGCCCAATATCTATCAGAAATTTTGAACAATTTGGTAGGTAAAACGGAGTACCATGTGCGCAACAGTTTCGACTTCGCAGAAGAGATATCCAAGGTGAGGGTACCGGAGGGATTTGTACTCTATTCGCTAGATGTAATATCCCTCTACACTAACGTTCCGGTAAACAAGGTGTATGAGTATGTGGAGGAAAGATGGAACGAGCTAGAGCACGAAACGAGCATTCCCTGGCAAAGTTTCAAACAGGCCATGCAGACGGTACTAGAAGCTTCCTTTTTCCAATACGATGGGAAATGTTACGATCAAATATTTGGTGTACCGATGGGATCCCCATTGTCTCCAGTTATTGCAAATATAATTATGGAAAAACTAGAAAAAGATGCAATAGAAAAACTAAAGCATAAAAACATATCGCTCACAGTATACCGCCGATATGTAGATGACTGTTTTTTAGTAGGACGAGAAAACGAAATAGAAACGGTTATGAATGTGTTCAACGGGGAACAAAACAGCATTAAATTCACGGTAGAAAAGGAGCAAAATAATTGCATCCGCTTCCTAGACCTTCATTTGACTAGAGAaggagaaaaaataagcaagaCGTGGTACCCTAAGCAAAAAACGGGTCGATACCTTGACTACACATCAGAGAGTCCGCATAGTCACAAGAAAAACACTGTCATCGCACTATTTGACAGAGCGCTTAAACTCACAGATGTAGAAAAACGGGAAGAAACCATAAAAGCGGCATCGGACATGTTACGCTGCAACAACTACCCGGATCATTACATTAAGCGTGTGCTTAAAGATCGAGTAGAAATACTTTACAACACCATGCGAACCAGGAGAACAGACGAACGAACAACAAAATATGCAGCGATGCCGTACATCCCCTGTTTGAGTGAGAAGATCGGAAAGCTTCTACGCAAAAATGACGTCATCGCAGCGTACCAGCCGATGGACAAAATAAAACACACAATTTTTACCCGACTGAAGGACAAAATCCCAAAAATGCAACAAACAAATGTTGTCTATACCATCCCTTGCGGCGGCTGTGACAATAGAGCGTACATTGGACAAACATCACAAACACTGGACAAACGCATAACGCAACATAAAAATTCCATACGCACAAGCACGTCGATCACGGGTTTAACTCAGCATGCGATGGAACATGGACATCAGTTTGATTTCTCCAAGACGCGTGTATTGGAGAAAATCAACAACGAAGCAAATAGGCTGGCAGCTGAAACACTACATATAAAAATTCGAGAGAAGAGCGCAGTGAACTTACAGCGCGACGCTGCCGGTTTCTCCTGTGCCTACAACGGCCTTCTCAACAAGCTGCGACCGACTCAACACTACGAGCGAGAGCGACAAAGAGAGACGTCACATACGTGa